TCCCTGCATAACTCAGGGCAGGTACATTACTTTTGGCTTCTTCCGTCAGAATATTCAACGCTGCTGTACTGGTCCGTGCGCCTGTCAACGCCCCCAGTAACAGGGCAATATTTAACTTCAGCACATAGTGACCGAACAGGTAGCCTACCATGACCGGTACAATCATAATAATCATCCCGCTCAGCAGAATTATCGGGCCGATATTCATCAGGGCTTCAACAATACCATCACCGGCACTCAGACCAATATTCGCCATAAACAGCATCAGGCCGAGCTCCATGAGCACATAGGTGGCTGCCGGAGGTACACGTCCAAAGGTTGGGTAATTGCTGCGCAGATGACCGATAGTGATACCTGACAACAGCAAGCCACCCGCATTGCCCAGTGTGATGTCGATATTACCCACTTTGACAATCAGGTGTCCGATCAGCAGTCCCGCCACAATACCAAAAGTAAAGGTGATTACATCGGTGATATGAGACTGCTCATCGGCATAACCCAGCCTTTCCGTCAGGCGCTCCAGGCGGCCTTTTTCACCACTGATTTCCAGTACATCACCGCGAGACAGTTGCAGATCGTCGTTAATAGGCATTTCAATCTGGGAGCGACTGACTTTACTGACAAAGCAACCATAGAGTGCATCAATCCCAACATCCTGCAAACGCATTCCGGCTATCTGCGGGTTGATCACCACCACTTCCCGGGAGCCAAATTCATAATCAAGCAATTCACTGTCAAAGGTTTCCTGCCCCAGCTCGTAAGGAAACTTATAAATTTCCCTCGGGCGCCCCACCAGTGCAATGGAATCACCTTCAACCAGTGCCGTATCACCATCCGGCTCAAAGATACTGCCGTTACGACGAATTTTATCGATCAGGCATCCGGTTCGTTCCTGCAGTGCCAGCTGCCGCAGTGTTTTCCCTTCAAACTGCCCGATTCGCTCATCATCCAGCCGGAATACCCGAACAATAGGCAGTTCGGTATGTTTTTTAATGTTTTTTTCAAGCCCTTTTGCCACAGCGACTTTCTTGGACTCTTTTTTCAGATCTACACCCAGCATGGCCGGTGTGTAGTTGATCATCACTAACAGCCCGACAGTGCCCAGAATATACGTCAGTGCGTACCCGACACTGATATCAGACAATGCCACCTGCATCACATCAGACGACTCCATCAATGTATTTCGAATAGCATCCTGAGCACCAATTAACGCCGGTGTACTGGTGAGAGAGCCCGCCATAATTCCGGCGGACATAGGCGCAGAAATACCCTGCACATGTGACAGAACCAGGGTGATAGCAATGGCAGCAACAGCAACGATGGCAGCAAGAGCAATGTACTTGGCACCGTCTTCGAGAAACACACTGAAAAAGCGGGGACCGGTCTGAAGACCGACACAAAAGATAAAGAGAATAAAGCCAATGGTATCGAGTCCTTCCATACCCGAAAAAC
Above is a window of Endozoicomonas montiporae CL-33 DNA encoding:
- a CDS encoding TrkA C-terminal domain-containing protein produces the protein MIFLNLFLGYVVGKITIGSFQIGSTTGVLLVGLLFGHFGFSGMEGLDTIGFILFIFCVGLQTGPRFFSVFLEDGAKYIALAAIVAVAAIAITLVLSHVQGISAPMSAGIMAGSLTSTPALIGAQDAIRNTLMESSDVMQVALSDISVGYALTYILGTVGLLVMINYTPAMLGVDLKKESKKVAVAKGLEKNIKKHTELPIVRVFRLDDERIGQFEGKTLRQLALQERTGCLIDKIRRNGSIFEPDGDTALVEGDSIALVGRPREIYKFPYELGQETFDSELLDYEFGSREVVVINPQIAGMRLQDVGIDALYGCFVSKVSRSQIEMPINDDLQLSRGDVLEISGEKGRLERLTERLGYADEQSHITDVITFTFGIVAGLLIGHLIVKVGNIDITLGNAGGLLLSGITIGHLRSNYPTFGRVPPAATYVLMELGLMLFMANIGLSAGDGIVEALMNIGPIILLSGMIIMIVPVMVGYLFGHYVLKLNIALLLGALTGARTSTAALNILTEEAKSNVPALSYAGTYAFANVFMTLAGTVLVSLPL